caagagaattaaaaacacaCAGCCACATGGAAGTGTGTATGAAAATATTcttagcagcattactcataattcccaagaaatggaaacaacccaaatatccatcaactgatgaataaacaaaatgtggcatatccatataatggaatattattcagccaaaaaaagGAGGATGAAATattgacacaggctacaacatagatgaaccttgaaaaaaacattacactaagtgaaagaagccagacacagaaggccacgtatcacatgattccatttatatcaaatGTACAGAATAGGCACatccatagagatggaaagtagattgctggtttccaggggctggagggagggcacTGGAGTGACAGCAGCTGGATGCCGGGTTTCCTTTCAAGGTTGATGAAAAAGGTGAAATTATGTAgtgctgatggttgcacaactttgtgaatttaCTAAACACCACTGGATTGTGCACTTTGAAAGGATGAGTTTTGTGgtacgtgaattatatctcaatcagAAAtccatcttaaaaaaagaaatgcaggctAAAGTGATCAACTCCTCAGCAAAAtgcagatgcaaatatcctctctGATATTAAACacacagaaaattctaaagagaaaaaaaaacgacTATAAAAGGGAGACAGGAGAGGGACGTGAAAGGGGATAAAATTAGTTGGATGAAAGAGGGGAGTGATTTCATGTTTCTAAGTACTGGTAGGGAGGCCCTTTCAATCTTCACTCCACCCTCCTACTTAGCAAAGTTGGAAAGTTAAAAACTACACCTGCCAGATTCCTTGGAGGTCAGAGCCCCAGCCAAGACTTGGGCCCCTCCCGCTTGCTGCATCTGTGCATGACTGGGGGTGGCGGGGAGGTGCCCTCCTTCCTGCTGCTCCTGGCTGCACTTGCTGCAAATATGAGTTGACAAATTTGAGTCTCTCCTGTAAGGGAGGTCCGGTGGTGGGTGGCTTCTTGACCTGAATCCCTGACCCTGGACGCAGCTCTGGGCCTGCCATAACACATCTCCAAGTGTGGGGCTACTGGGGGTCCTGGGTCCTCCCATCCCTCTCGGCTGCAGAGGCAGTGTCAGCAACTGGAGGTGCCTTGGGGGgtcagttctgttttgttttgggagTCATTCCAGGAGACCCAGTCCAAACCAGGTTATTAGGCCCCTCCAACAATGCACAAGCCCCAGATTTCCTGTAGAAAATGTCTGCCCAACTAAATCTGCAGAGTGGTTTCCGTTTCCAGAAGCAGACTGTAACATTTTTCCTCTTAGACCCTCTCAAACTGCAGTTTCAATACACACAGATCAAAACTGCTTAAATGTaagctttaaaaactgtgaaccGCTATATTGTATACCTGCAACTTATagaatattgtaaaccaactatacttcaattaaaaaaaaaaaacgcttatATGATTTTCCCACTGTTTTCTTGGATGGTTGATTCCTGTGCACATCTTACGTGCTGGCCAATGTGGGAATCTGCGGGGTGGCCGGGGAAGGCTGGCATGATGGGCCGCCAAGCTCCTCCCTCAGCCAGGAGGACTGGGGCAGGGAAAGGAGGTGCCAGCTCAGGCTCTGCTTGCCCTCCTGCATCGGAGGGGATACAgtgcttttctgtttttgttttgtttttaaatttattttatttatttatttttggctgcgttgggtcttcgtttgagcgggggctactcttcattgaggtgtgcgggcttctcattatggtggcttctcttgttgcgcagcacgggctctagagcacaggctcagtagttgtggcgcatgggcttagttgctccgcggcatgtgggatcctcccagaccagggctcgaacccgtgtcccctgcattggcaggcggattcttaaccgctgcgccaccaggggagccctgctTTTCTGTTTAAATCAGCCAGACTCAGTCTCGGTTGCTGACAACTGAGACCCTGACTATGCAGGCCCCTGACTCTTTCCTGAGTGTGCTTCCCCACTCAGGCAAGGGGGCACGAGACCCAAAAGAAGGCCGGCCCCAAGATCAGGTTTGCTCCCTGgtgttgtggagagtgggggaacAGGCATTGTCTTATGATACTGGCAGGGATCCAAGGAAACACTTCTACGGCGGACAGGGGCTGTCAGAATTAGGTAGCCATTAGAAACCCGCCAGACCACCGAGTCTGCATCTAGGGGTGCTCACACGTGGACAAGGATGTATAGGATGGTCGCTGTGTGCAAAATCAAAGGCTGGACACACGTCTACCAGCAGGCTGAGTAGTACGGACTGCGTACACCGTGGGCCACCGGCAAGAACGACACAGACTTTTGTGATGGCAAAGACCACCACCGTCTGTGTGAAGACAAGGGTCAAACATGCTCATATATGCACAGAGATCTCTGGAAGTCGCAAGAAAAAAGTAAGAGTAGGGGCCTATGGAGAGATACTGGGAATTAGGGAGGGAGGGCAACTTCCGTTTTCTTGTACTCTGGTTGTTTTTCCaagcacatattttattttatcttatttatttttttggccgtgccatgcagcatgcaggatcttaattgcctgaccagggatcgaacccatgccccctgcagtggaagtgtggagtcctaaccactggaccaccagggaattccctccaagtacatatattattttaaaatatcacatacCCATGGATCCTCCAAGGTGATTTAAATGAgtcacccagggacttccctggcggtccagtggtaaagaatctgccttccaatgcaggggacgtgggttcgatccctggtcggggaactaagatcccacagactGCGGGATCCCTcgcacaacaactactgagctcacgcgcctcaactagagagagaaaacccacgccccacaactagagagaagccagcgcgctgcaaggaaagatcccacatgcctcaacgaagatctcatgtgccgcaactaagacctgatgcagccaaaaaaataaacaaaataaataattttttttttttttaaaaggagtttgTTCtttgctaaaaaacaaaacaagagtcACTCACTAATTGCCTGGAGTCACACTTGGGAATTGTCTACAATTTGACCCTGAAACCAAGACCATGTAACCTTTCATGGGGAGAACCCCACAATCCCAGCAGTTCTTAGGTTACTTTCTGCCCTGGGAAGTGACTTAAAAAGCCCTATCACAGGTAAAATTAACACGCTTAAAGCCAAGCCCAAATATGTCTCCTTCAAGCCCATCTTGTTCCTAATCACGCCACCTGTTAATGGCCCAGCTAGCTCATCAATTCCTGAAACCCAAAGCCCAAGTCAGCCTCgaaccctccctcccatcccagccCCAGGCCACCCGGCAGCGGCAACCACTCGCTACGGTTTCTCGGACCCAAAGGCACACCTCACTTGCTCTCTCCCCCACGTCACTGCCAGTCTTCCTGATTCTACTCGCCCCACCCGCTCTGTTCTCCGAAAGGGAGTGCTCCCTCGAGATTTGCCCAGCCACGTTGTACACACGTGTGCAACCCAACACACGGCATTTGCACATACATCACACGTGCACACGTACCCATGCAGACACATCACCTACGATCACATCACATAAATACACGTGCACAAACTGCTCACACACCAAACGTGCGTCCACATGggcacacacataccacacagcATATGCACGCGTGCGTcccacgtgcacacacaccacGCGTCTCCTGCAGCAGACTTGCCGACTGCCTGCCCCCCGCCTGACCCCTCTTCCTTGGTAACAGAGTGTCGCCTTCTCCGCAGGGCGCCACTTAATAAAAGCATTTCCCTGCCCCCCTTGCAGCTGGACGTGACCACGTGACACACCTCTGGCCAGCGAGGGGATGAAGTCACTGGCGGGACGTCCCGGAGGGCTCGCTACGGGACACAGTCAACGACGTGCCCCTTCCTtctgccctccctcccgcccGGAACGCGGACGGCGCCAGGGATGCACGgaccaggatgggagctgcgTGCTGCAGGGGGCCGGGTGGACACCCAGGAGCCCGTGTCCTCCAGCGCCGGGGGCTGCTACCCCTGGCCCAATGGCCCCCCTGTTCTGTCCTGGTCTGCGCCGCTGCCGGGCCGCCGAGCCCCACCCTGACAGCCAGTCCTGCCAGGAGCCGCCCGCCGTCCCGCCCGCTCCGGCCTCCGCCCAGGCACGCGCCCCGCCAGGTCACCCGTTCCCGCCCGCTCTGCTGCTGACACAGGGCCCGGCGCTCCTTGCACCTCGCTCGGTGGAAGACCCGTGGAGAAGACCGAGCAAAGGTAAAAGAAGTGACTGAGCAAGGTTTGTACTTATTTAATAAGAAAAtcgcttctttaaaaaaatagtgtctTTACGTGCTGAGTTGTGTGTAGTGAACGCGTGCGCTGAAAACAGATTCGCAGCAGGTTCTCCCCGTGACGGAAACTCAGAAAGATGCAGGTCTCAGGACCCTGAGGTGAGGAGGCCGGGCGTGGGCTGTCCCGTCCGGGCGAGGCACGCGGCCAGCAGCAGCTGGCAGGTCCCGGCGTGCGTGTCGTGGGCCAACTCAGTCACTGCCCCCGTCCCCGTCACTGCCTTCCAGGGCGCGGGGGACCTGCAGAGCAGAGCAGACAGGAAACGGCTGTTGGGGAGCGCTCTGCCCGGCgagggccctgccctgccctgcacgGGGGCTGCCCAGGGCGAGGCTCAGCCTCACCCCGTCTTTCTCTTCACTGATTCAAGAACCTGTCTTGAACGGGCAAAGCCAAGGGCTGGGGACCAGAGGGGGCCTTCATCGGGCCCCTTCACATCCCCAGAGGCTTCAGTGACCTTGGGGACATAAAACTGAGCTACTGCAAAGCTGGTCAAGTACAAGCCCCTCGGCGCTATGTGAAGACGGCAGATGGCCCGAGGCCTCTCTGTCTGTGGGAATCCAGCAGAGGGCAAGCCTGGCCCCCAGGCCCCATCTGCACACGTGCTCCATTTGGCCTCACAGTGCTGGGAAAATTAATAACCACCAACATTTAAAGGGTGGACTATTTCACATACAAGTCTGGAACCCCAGTTTCTCCTGAGAAAAGGTAAGCTCCGCCAACACTCGGGCCCACCCTCCACTGGCTGGCGCTGAGCTGCAGGGGCCCTGCCGGTGGAACAAGAGCTCTGCCGTTTTCCCACAGTCTCCACCAAGTCCCATCTCCTCCCCGACGCTGCTTGGAATTCACCACCCGACCTGCAACCCCTGCCTTTCTTACACCTGGCCCACCTTGCTTGCTCCCCTCACCTGTATGCACATGGGTTTACAAGCCCGGCTGGGGAGGAAGGACAGTGTTTTTCTAGATACCTAGATAATGGGAAGAAATCTCCCAGAGCTCCAGGTGGGAATCTCACCCTTTGACAGCCTGCTGGGACACCATGAGAGAACATGGGCTTTGGGGACCCCCCTCGCCCCAGGGTAAAGAATTGAGAACTAAAGTAAAATGTTAACTTTTAGCTCCAGCACCTCCAGTCGTGGATGCTCTCCTTCTAACGTAAGGTTGGCAGTTAACTCACAGATGAATCACACTTTGAGCCAGGTCCCTGGTCGGTATCGGACAGCAGGGCTCTGGGAGAGCGGGGCCGAAAGCACAGCCTGCACCAGCCTGCGTCCCCTCCCAGACGGAGGAAGGCACCGCGGGCCTGCACAGGAACGCCGCCCAGAGGGCGAGGAGAACGACGCTTGGCCGCTCAGCGTCCCTGGCGCCTGTCAAGTGACCCCACGTTCTGGAGCCAGGTACGTGCCAactgaccagcagcatcagccaGAGGAGGACGTCCTCCTGGCACCTCCATCTCACACACGGGAAGACGGCCACCGAGCATGCCCCTCACCCAGCGTCACTAGGTGCAGAGCAGGAGAGCTGGCCACCAGGTTCTAGGCCCTGGCCCTGCTCCTCCCACTGCTGTGACCCCGGGGCAGCGACAGGCCTCTTGGTGCCTCAGCTTGCTCATCTATACAATGGGTACAGTGACAGGGGGCAGAGTGGCTCTAAGCTTAGCCACGGACAATGACAGGTGTGGACAAGTGCTTGGCTGAGCTCCTGGAAGGGCCAGCGTCAGCCCCCGTGGCTCCCCTGACCTCCGGCCCCCGTGGCCCCAGCCCCACCTTGGTGCCCGGGCCGGCGGCCGCGTGGGCAGTGGCGCTGAAGTCGTGCACGGGCAGGGTGCTCAGCCACTGGGCCATGGACCTCTCGTGGCGCTCGGTGCTGATGATCGTGGGGTAGATGTGCTGCTCCTTGAAGGCCGCGACCTCAGCCTCCTCCCGCGCCCAGTCCAGCGGCTCGTGCAGCCCGTCGTGGCCGAAGCGCTGGTTGTACTTCTCGAAGTGCACCCGCTCCAGGACCAGGCCGAGCCCCGGCGCCTTGGGCACGTCCACCTTGGCCTCCCCCCAGCAGCGCTCCAGCACGCTCTCGGGCGCGTAGCCCTTGACGATGGCCACCACCAGCCCCACCATCTTCCTGATCTGGTGCGTCATGAAGCTCTGGCCCTTGACCTTGATCACCGCGAACTCCATGCCTTCGCGCACGAAGGGCTCCTCGCAGAACATGTCAAGGATGTAGCGCCGGGCGCTGGGCTCGCGGGGCCCCTTCTGCGAGGTGAAGTTGTGGAAGTTGTGGGTGCCCCTGTAGCAGGCCAGGAGCCGGTTCACACGCCCCAGCGTCTCCGCCTGCAGCCGGTACGTCTCGTCCTGCGCGTCATGGTCCTTGTGGGCGAAGGCGAACGTGGGCAGCATGTAGAAGTAGGTCCTGGCGTCACACTTGTTCTTGGAGTTGAAGCCGCCCGTGACCCTCTTCAGTCCTGGGGGCAGAGGAGGCGATGAGGACAGACGGACGACACCCTGAGCAGGTCTGAGCGCCGGCACCTCACCTGCCGAACCCGGACGAGCCCGAGGGGGCCCCGGCTACGTGCGCTAAACCCTCAGCTAAACCCTGTCAAACAAACCCCGGGGTCGGCCAAGGTGCGGGACATCCTGCTCTCGCCTCACAGATCCCGGGGGACCCACACGGACTAAAGCACCAGCCGGTGACCCCGACCCAGAAGCCTTGGATCAGAAGCCACCCTGCAGGTGAGGCCAGGGCCAGCAGCGTGTTCAAGCAGcaaaagaaactggaaacaaaaaGTCCAGCAACAGGGAAACGATCAACGGCTCTTAGACATTAGCAGAATGAACCAAAAGCAGCCCCGCAGAGCAGGCGCCCGTCCCCAGGACCGGGGGCCGCACCGCTGAGCACTCACTGTGCCTGGCCAGGGCTCCCAACAGACTTCTTAAccgttaagtgaaaaaagaaaagcaaaacgaAGAACTACATGCAGGTGGATTCTCTTTGTGAGAGAAATACAAACATACGGATTACGTCTGTATTTGTATAGAAAATTTCTGAAAGAATCACAACAACTGTTGGGGGGGTGCTCTCTGGGAACTGGGGACCAAGAAGCGCCTTGTAGCCCTGGGTGCTCCGTGCTGCGCCGCTGTCCTCACGCTAAAGTCAAGACCGGGTCGCGAGGACTCAGCCTGTCAAGGAGGCTGATTTAAAGGCCAACTTTGGCTTCGTGTTACAAGGACTGATTCGGACACCGCCCCGGGGCTGCCAGTTCAAGGCTGCATCTGCGCCGCCCTTCCCGTCTTCTGTCTCTGCTGTCGTGTTTGATTTGGGGTAatcttatttttgtgttttgtcttGCTTTAAGAATTCAATTTCATCGACACAGAGCATCACAGGTATGCTTTGTGCACCTAATTTCCGTCGTGCGGAACGTAACTGCCAAGAAAAGGCTGAAAGGGGCCGGCAGCCGACCACATGGCTGGGCCGTTAaagagggaaacacagccttGCTGTGTCATGTTACGTAAGCGGTGCTAACGGCTGGGAATGGTGTAGGGTTTGGTATTATTGTAGCAAAAGCGGGGAACAACCTGCGGGATACATGAGAACATTCCCGTGGAATGAATGTTGAGAGGCATCACATGGGACTTTCAGAGGACTGGCTCCCGGAGAAGGTCTTCAGGAGGGAATTATCCtcaccaggcagagaaagaccacaggacaataaaaataaaaccgtGTCATGCCAATAATAAATGCAGagccttccctggcggtgcagcggttaggactccgtgctgccactgcagggggcgcgggttccatccctggtcggggaacgagatcccgcatgctgtgcagtgcagcaaataaataaataaataaaaattttaaaaataaattcaatagtGGGCAAAGTAACCAAAAACAAGGGTTGTGACTTTGTGTTGAGAACCCTATTTATACCTATACCAAATGCCCATGGCAGTTTCTTTTtgtaacagccccaaactggaaacacccGCAGTGTTCCCCACCGGGTAACTGGATAAACAACTGGAAACCACGCAGCGATGGAAAGGAACAAACCGGATACACCCAACAACGTGCAGGAATCTTTAACCaggctcagtgaaagaagccattccATACGATCCTATTTACATAAAACTCTAGAAATACGAAGCCATCTGCAGTGAAAGAGAGCAGATCGGTGGTCGCCTGGTGAGGAATGGGGTGGGAGGGACGTGGGGAGGGTTACAATCTTCTAGGGGTGACACAGAGGGTGACTCTCTCAAGTGGGCTGGTTTCACAGGTATGCACACATATCTCAACTTTTTAATCGTATAACGAACTACGCAGTTTACCGTACACTGGTTATACTTcaactttaaaaagcatttaaaagtgtttttaattCTCTGGTTAAAGAAAAAGTAACACTGTAGCATGCAGGCGATAACACAGGCAGACCCGAAACACACGCCGCAACAGCAGGACAGGCGCAAGTGCGTGGTGCAGGTGTCAGGTGCGTGCAAGGTGGCCTGGCTTCACGTGAGGGCAGCTGTGCTAACTGGCCCATGGGTGCTCTGACCCCGGGGCTGGCAAACAGCGGCCAAAACCATGGCCGTTCCTGCACAGCTTCTGAGCTAAGGCTGAAAGggtggttaaaaaaagaaacaaaggagaagaaTATGCAACAGAGACAGTAATCTATGTGGCCACAAAGCCTCAGATAGTTTACTACCTGGCCCTCTACAGAAAAACTTTGCCAGCCCTTGCTTTAAGGGCTGGCAAagcaatcactaaaaaaaaaacatagcgaGTCATCACATTAGCTAACCAAGGTGATAATGAAATGCAATGATAAGAAACATCAATTAATccaaaaggagggagaaaaagaagagggaaacaAATAGCAGAtgggacagagagaaacagaaggcAAGAAGAGCTACCCCCTGCCACCCCAGTACCACATTAATTATCAGTGGCACATATATGCCACTTAAAAGGCAGAGAGGGTCGGACTGGAAATCCCATTATCAGGCCTGTTACAAAAGGGAGTCATAGCCcctgttttaattttatcaaatctGGACTTTCACATCCAAGCATTTGGTTAAAACAAGGCACAAGTAGCACCAAGATGCTGCACCGAGGGCCTTTCCAAGTCTGTCTGTCTGGCTGTGTCCCTGTCTGAAGGAGGCGGGAATACTGAACCCTTTCTCACAGCTGACTCACAACCACTCCTACCAACTGCTAAGCAACCACGCTGTTATCTCCGCTCCGCGACAGAGAAATTCGGTGAAAGAAGAAATTTCGTGTCCCTGTGAGACCGACCACCACCCAGCATGCAGCCCAGCGCTGCAAGGCTTACCCAGTATCCGAATGTGAGACGGAAGGTGGCTGTTAATCTTTTCTAAGAGGTCGTCAATCAGCCACACCTTCAGGGACACAACCTGGCCGGCCGCAGACACACCCTGCAAAGGAAGCAGACATGGGAGGGCCAGCTGGGCCTTGCACTTGGAGCACGACACTCTGCAAGCTGGTCTCTTCAGCAGAAGGACCACACGCACGCTACACCTTTCCGTGGAGGAATTCTGCTTTTAGAAGTGCATCTGAAGGGAATAATCAGATACAAGAACAGTGCTCTATATACCAAGGGAGTGAGTGCCACATAACTTATAAAAAATTACAAGTGAACTTCAGAGCCCAACAAAACATGGGAACAAATACATGAAATCCTGCAGATAGGAGATAAAGTCCCACCTTGGATGTGACTCTCAAGgactcaggaaaaaagaaaatgcaacttAGATGACAGAACTCTGGAGCTGAGCAAGGAAGAGGTCACCATCCAAGTCACAATAGCAGGTATCCTGTGGGGATGGGGTGCTAGTGACACAGGTAAAACTGATCAAGCTCTGCACTCAAGAAGAGTACAGTTTACCATTTGTATATTATACCTTTTTTCTAAAAGCGAGTTTTCATAAAAGGCAATATGGCAGTAaggtctgggggaggggagcggtGTGATTCAGAAGGTGGACGAGGAGGGCTCCTGGGATGCGGGCAGAGACCCACATGTTGACCTGAGTGGAGATTATCCAGGCGTTCACCGTAGAATCACCCATTTCACTTTACACTGACGCTGTATGCACCTTTCTGTTTACTACAGTCATACTTtctaaaaaggtttttttaaatgtaagcaaAGAAGATAGAGTACCGTGTAACACGTGTAACACTCCGGCCGAAAAATTTCTTTAGTCTGAATCTAGTCATGGGAACAATCAGACAAATACAGATGGAGGACATTCGTCAAAATAACTGGCCTGAACTATCCAAAAACATCACGTCAGGAAGGACAGAAAGGAGGCGAGGAGACCATTTTAAAGGAAACTCAAGGGcctccccggtggcacagtggttaagaatccgcctgccaatgcaggggacgtgggttggagccctggtccgggaagatcccacatgccgcggagcaactaagcccgtgcaccacaactactgaccctgtgctctagagcccatgagccaccactactgagcccgtgtgccacaactactgaagcccgggtgcgcctagagcccatgctccgcaacaagagaagccaccgcaatgagaagcccgcgcaccgcaacaaagagtagcccccgctcgccgcaactaaagaaagcccacgtgcagcaatgaagacccaacacaaccaaaaaaataaagaaataaaagaaataataaaagaaatagaaaaaaaaattttttaattaaaaaaaggaggaaagtcaACAGACATGACAACTGAATGGAACCATCAACCCTGGGTTAGACACAGGATCAATAAGAAACGGTGTATCAGTGTTAAATTTCCCAAGGGCGACAGCTACGCCGAGGCGTTGCCAGAGGACCCCACTGCTCATgcgacatattttggggtgaagGGTGATGACGTCTGCAACTTCCTCTCAAATGGTTCCATTCAAAggcacaaaaaggaaaacaaatatggCAAAAGTTTAACACTGCCGAGTCTAGGGGAAGACTAAGGGTGTTCATGCATTGTTCCTGAGACTTCTGGAGGTCTGaagtttttccaaataaaaagttggaGAGATTTttgtaaaagagaagaaagacaaaaaataaactgGTGAGATGGAACACAGGCCGAATCCACTGTTCCCCAGGCAGACACCCTCC
The sequence above is a segment of the Eschrichtius robustus isolate mEscRob2 chromosome 14, mEscRob2.pri, whole genome shotgun sequence genome. Coding sequences within it:
- the PUS1 gene encoding pseudouridylate synthase 1 homolog isoform X1 codes for the protein MGLPSLRAAAWALRRACGPWTPRLGPRLLCLPPMAGNGEAPVPVGTQQEQDRKGRRGWQGTARIWEETEQQAKKLKSSEDGEQHRKLPKRKVVLLVAYSGKGYHGMQRNVGSSKFKTIEDDLVSALVRSGCIPENHGEDMRKMSFQRCARTDKGVSAAGQVVSLKVWLIDDLLEKINSHLPSHIRILGLKRVTGGFNSKNKCDARTYFYMLPTFAFAHKDHDAQDETYRLQAETLGRVNRLLACYRGTHNFHNFTSQKGPREPSARRYILDMFCEEPFVREGMEFAVIKVKGQSFMTHQIRKMVGLVVAIVKGYAPESVLERCWGEAKVDVPKAPGLGLVLERVHFEKYNQRFGHDGLHEPLDWAREEAEVAAFKEQHIYPTIISTERHERSMAQWLSTLPVHDFSATAHAAAGPGTKVPRALEGSDGDGGSD
- the PUS1 gene encoding pseudouridylate synthase 1 homolog isoform X2: MAGNGEAPVPVGTQQEQDRKGRRGWQGTARIWEETEQQAKKLKSSEDGEQHRKLPKRKVVLLVAYSGKGYHGMQRNVGSSKFKTIEDDLVSALVRSGCIPENHGEDMRKMSFQRCARTDKGVSAAGQVVSLKVWLIDDLLEKINSHLPSHIRILGLKRVTGGFNSKNKCDARTYFYMLPTFAFAHKDHDAQDETYRLQAETLGRVNRLLACYRGTHNFHNFTSQKGPREPSARRYILDMFCEEPFVREGMEFAVIKVKGQSFMTHQIRKMVGLVVAIVKGYAPESVLERCWGEAKVDVPKAPGLGLVLERVHFEKYNQRFGHDGLHEPLDWAREEAEVAAFKEQHIYPTIISTERHERSMAQWLSTLPVHDFSATAHAAAGPGTKVPRALEGSDGDGGSD